A segment of the Sphingobacteriales bacterium genome:
ATGGAAAAAGGTTGTTATCTATATTGTGTGAAATCAGGACAGACAGCAGAAAGCGGGAAAATTGTTTTGAAATGAAATGGGGGTTATCTGCATTTTTTAAACTGCGTGAACCTGATTTTTGAAGACTTTGAGAGAAACCTTTTAAAATTTCAACAAACTGATTTCCTTTTTTTTTCTGATTTTCAATGATTCTGTCTTTTTTTCTTTCTTAATTCATAAAGAAAAGCTGCAAACCGAATGACAAGATAGCTAATGATAGACAGGTCGGCAGTGATAATCAGATGTCCGACAAGAAAACGCCTGGTAAACGTGATGAGATGATTCAGAAGTTCGATTTTGTATTTAATTACTTCGGCAGAACCAAAAAAAATATCTCCGATCTGATAGCTGATAGCCATTAAAGGCACGACAATCAATGGATTCCACACCACGAATGCCGACATGAGTGCCGGTTTGTTGAGTTGTCTGAACACCATGACCACTATCAGGCCGAGTATAATTCCAAAACCAAATAAGGGTAGGATTGCGATAAAGGTACCAATGGCAAAACTCAGTGCCAGCCGGTGCGGACTGGCATTTTGCCTGATGATTTTCACTAAAAATGTCCGGATCCTTTCTTTATCAATCCTGAATTTCATGCGTTCAGCTTTGTCAAATTTTATTCCATACCCCTGTCTATTTCCTGCTTTTTCAAAGTCTTTTCAGTAAATAAACGTGTCTTGGAATAAAAAGTTTTAAAAGAGAGATTCTTGTAAAAATATGAAAATCTGCAAGTTAAAAAAAATTTACTAAAATTCCTGAAAATTTTTGTCGAAAAGAAGCAAATTTCATTTGGTTTCTGTAAGTTTTCGTTGTATATTAGCACCCTGAATTAATCGCTAAAAAAGAAAAAGGAAACGCATATAGGATAAACTCTACACTAAGTTCATTTCAGAAATTTAAAAATGTGGAGATATGCGTAAACCTTTTTATTCCGATGAACAACTCATCAGCCGTTATATTAACGGAGATGAAAGCAGCCTGATCACCCTTGTCAAACGGTATCAGACCCGCCTTTTTTCCTATATCTGTTATCTGGTCAAAGACAGGACGGTTGCCGAAGATATTTTTCAGGATGTATTTCTGAAGGTTATAATTCAGCTCAAAACTAAAAAATACAATGAAGAAGGCAAGTTTTATCAGTGGATTGTACGAATCTCCCGGAATATGGTGATTGATTATTTCCGCAACTCAAATAAAAATCCGACCGTAACAGATACTGCCGGAAATGATATTTTATCGTATATCCGCATTCCTGATACCAACAGGGAAGATGAGATCATTGAAGATGAAATTCAGTATATGTTAAAAAAGATGATCAATGCCCTTCCCCATGAGCAGCGTGAAGTTTTGATTCTCAGGCATTATGCCAATATGTCTTTTAAAGATATTGCCGAACTGACCCATGTCAGCATCAACACTGCACTGGGCAGGATGAGATATGCCCTGATAAACTTACGCAAAATGATGATTACCCATAACATTCAGCTCAGTGTCTGATTTATTGCCTTATTAAGCCATCTTTTCACAGTTTTTTGTAATATCGAACCCTGATAATTTGTTGTAATGCATGCTGTTTTTCAGTATGTAAACCAAAATGTGATGAGAAAAACTTTTTTCAACCGGTTGATGTTTATCTATTTGCTGATTGTCGTATTACTTGCCTCTGTATCGGTTTACATCACCATTAACATTAATAAGGAGTTCAAAAACTCTATTATTAATCAGTGGGAAAAACAAATGCTTTCAACAACCCAGATTGCTACTGCAAATGTTGAAAATTTTATCGTAAAATATTCTGAAAGCCTGCTTACAATCAGAAATCAGCCCGATATATTGAAAAGAGTGGTTGAAAAAGATATTAGCCATCCCGTAAATTATTGCATTTTATGTGAACTGTATGAAACTCATAAAAATGAGGTGGAAGGGATTCAGCTGACTGACCTTAATGGAACAGTTTTGTTGAAGTTTGCTGCAGCCAGTCAGACTGAAAAAATCCCTGTAGCGATTCATTCATTTGGAAAAGAAACGGATAAAACATATACCCTTCTTGACTTTCACCCCAAATCCCAATCTTCGTTGATTTATTTATTTGCACCTGTTGTCATTGGTGATTCTGTCATTGGCAGTTTAAGCTGGAAAATCTCAATCAGTAAGATGGTAGAAAAATATATAAATCCTTATTTGTCTGAAAATTCCGGTTATTTGTGGCTCATCGACAGCAATCTGAATATTCTTGCACACCATGAAAAGAGTTTTATAGGCCTTAATGCCTATTATATCATGAAAGACTTTGAATATACCGGAAAGTTGGGCAATT
Coding sequences within it:
- a CDS encoding DUF2062 domain-containing protein gives rise to the protein MKFRIDKERIRTFLVKIIRQNASPHRLALSFAIGTFIAILPLFGFGIILGLIVVMVFRQLNKPALMSAFVVWNPLIVVPLMAISYQIGDIFFGSAEVIKYKIELLNHLITFTRRFLVGHLIITADLSIISYLVIRFAAFLYELRKKKRQNH
- a CDS encoding sigma-70 family RNA polymerase sigma factor produces the protein MRKPFYSDEQLISRYINGDESSLITLVKRYQTRLFSYICYLVKDRTVAEDIFQDVFLKVIIQLKTKKYNEEGKFYQWIVRISRNMVIDYFRNSNKNPTVTDTAGNDILSYIRIPDTNREDEIIEDEIQYMLKKMINALPHEQREVLILRHYANMSFKDIAELTHVSINTALGRMRYALINLRKMMITHNIQLSV